TATCAGTCCAAGAGCTATTGAAAATGGATGGTCGCAAGGTCTCAATTTTCAGATGCCTGTGTTTAATGTGGGGATTCAACACGCATTAATTAACCAGATTCGTAACTTGGCAGTTGTCAGTCCCGCTTCCGGTTTTGAAGGTTATGCAACTGCTGCTGGCAGAATAGTTGAATTTAACGCTGCTGTCGGTCAGGGTGTCGGCATAGCTACTATCATTGCTATTCAAAGTAATAGGAATTTGGCAGATATATCCAACTGGGAAGTTAGAAAAGTATTGCTTGAAACCGGTCAATTACCTCGCATTTTTGGGATTGCTAAAACTGCGGAAGCATTAAGAATGGGGCAATTAGAGAAGCTGCTAGCACCCAATCCGCAAGCTTTCATCGGTAGGAACAGCAAGCTCGACGAAAGCGATCGCATCGACAATGAAGACCAAGATAAGCTTTTGTCTCCCCTCAATTCTCAACTTCAAAAGTCAGAACTGCCTGCGCTTCTTGAAAGCAAACCCTAAATCGATCGAATATCCCCGTCTTTCCCAAAACGTTAAATTTCACCCCCAAATTAGCCGAAAATCCGACTGGACAAACAAACCGTTCTGTGCCTAACTGCACTTCCAAATCGTCCAAATAGATTGGCATCAAACTCCCAGTTCCCACTTGCAGATTAATTCGGTTTCCCGTCCGGTAATTTAACCCCTATTCATCAGCGATCTCAGCTTTGAGAATCGTATAAGTTGCCCCGGAATCCACATATACATTAATCGGAAACCAGGAAGTTTCCAACTTTATTCCGATGGGAATAATTGGCTGTAAACTTCCTTCTATCCGTTTGTATGGAAATCTGATTAGAGTCATAAAATTATCGAAAGGAAAGCAGGACGCCATCATGCCGATCGTCTGGATGCGGCACTTCTACCACTAATGGCATCACCAATCTTTTCTCTTTTAAGAAAGGACGGTATACGTCGCCATAGTCGTTTCCTACAGCAACAACTTCCCCATTTTCAATGGCAACCGTTTTGCCAGGGTACTTTTGGATCAGATCGTCGTAATGATCTGCTAACCATTGGTTATCTTTCTCCAAGATTCCTGCCAATTCCTCTACAGAAATTTCGCTCATACTCATCGTTTTTCCTCCTAAAATTCCACGCTTTGCGGCGCACGGGGGAAGGGAATCACATCCCGAATATTGCCCATTCCCGTCATAAATTGCACCAATCTTTCAAAGCCCAAACCAAACCCAGC
The window above is part of the Aerosakkonema funiforme FACHB-1375 genome. Proteins encoded here:
- a CDS encoding DUF5678 domain-containing protein — encoded protein: MSMSEISVEELAGILEKDNQWLADHYDDLIQKYPGKTVAIENGEVVAVGNDYGDVYRPFLKEKRLVMPLVVEVPHPDDRHDGVLLSFR